A genome region from Apus apus isolate bApuApu2 chromosome 2, bApuApu2.pri.cur, whole genome shotgun sequence includes the following:
- the KLHL38 gene encoding kelch-like protein 38 isoform X1, whose amino-acid sequence MEEGSTEEFLFTDQEFSSELLKQLNALRQRGMLTDVTLCSGDFEIPCHRNVLASSSPYFKAMFCNDFRESHQPKVILKGMDAEILDQIILYVYTGEILISTENVLGLLETASMLQYSKLFEACSAYLQDKLTPDNCLSMIRLAKLLNCQSLNKKAKAMALKCFPEVASSEDLKNLCPLELIDYLGDDELCGEEEQVFETLMVWIRHDLQTRQVYIQELFKKVRLQYVHPTFLFHFIASDSLVQSSPTCRSILESAWRQMFSLYSTNAPDIKPMLHVPRRYSNQEFLIIIGGRKESQQTTRDVLLYDDKTNQWLSLAKLPVRLYKASAVSLHSNIYVVGGMPVSNKKSPVSDNIYIYSLKLNQWRLVEHMLVPRYSHRSLAYKNYILSFGGIGENHEILNSVERYDSIHNTCESMANMPVAVLHPAVAAKDQRVYLFGGEDVMQNPVRLIQVYHVSRNTWFRMETRVVKNVCAPAVMIGDQIIIVGGYTRRIIAYDTKGNKFVKCADMRDRRMHHGATVIKNKLYVTGGRCLTADNVIKDLDSLDCYDPVTDTWTPKGKLPHKLFDHGCLTLQCVPCSNLL is encoded by the exons ATGGAGGAGGGATCCACTGAAGAGTTTCTCTTCACAGACCAGGAATTCTCCTCTGAACTGCTGAAGCAGCTGAATGCTCTGCGGCAGAGAGGGATGCTGACTGATGTTACCCTCTGCTCCGGGGACTTCGAAATCCCCTGCCACCGAAACGTGCTGGCCTCCAGCAGTCCATACTTCAAGGCAATGTTCTGTAATGACTTCAGAGAGAGTCACCAGCCTAAAGTCATCCTGAAGGGCATGGATGCTGAGATTTTGGATCAGATTATCCTTTACGTTTACACAGGGGAGATTCTTATATCCACCGAGAATGTCCTGGGCCTGCTGGAGACAGCCTCCATGCTGCAGTACTCTAAGCTGTTTGAGGCCTGCTCTGCCTATCTCCAAGACAAGCTGACTCCTGACAACTGTCTTAGCATGATCAGACTGGCAAAACTCTTGAACTGCCAAAGCCTGAATAAGAAAGCCAAGGCTATGGCTTTGAAATGCTTTCCTGAGGTGGCCTCTTCTGAAGACCTGAAGAACCTTTGTCCCTTGGAGCTCATTGATTACCTTGGGGACGACGAGCTCTgtggggaggaagagcaggtCTTTGAGACATTGATGGTGTGGATCCGGCATGACCTCCAGACAAGGCAAGTCTACATCCAAGAGTTGTTCAAGAAAGTCCGGCTTCAGTATGTCCATCCAactttcctcttccactttatTGCCAGTGACTCCCTTGTTCAGTCCTCACCCACTTGCAGGAGCATCCTTGAGTCAGCCTGGAgacaaatgttttccttgtaCAGCACCAATGCACCTGACATCAAGCCCATGCTGCACGTTCCTCGCAGGTACTCCAACCAAGAGTTCCTCATCATCATTGGTGGCAGAAAGGAGAGCCAGCAGACAACAAGGGATGTCTTGCTTTATGATGACAAGACAAACCAATGGCTAAGCCTGGCCAAACTTCCTGTGCGCCTGTACAAAGCCTCTGCAGTGAGCTTGCACAGCAACATCTATGTGGTCGGTGGGATGCCTGTCAGCAATAAGAAAAGCCCCGTCAGTgataatatttacatttactCCCTCAAACTCAATCAGTGGAGGTTGGTTGAGCACATGTTAGTTCCACGTTACTCCCACAGAAGCTTGGcttataaaaattatattctatCATTTGGTGGAATTGGTGAAAACCATGAAATCCTGAATTCTGTTGAAAGATACGATAGCATCCACAACACCTGTGAGAGCATGGCAAACATGCCTGTTGCTGTCCTTCACCCTGCTGTTGCTGCCAAAGATCAGAGGGTCTACCTCTTTGGGGGAGAAGACGTTATGCAAAACCCTGTCCGGCTGATCCAG GTTTACCATGTCTCCAGGAATACATGGTTTCGGATGGAGACCAGAGTGGTGAAGAATGTCTGTGCACCAGCTGTCATGATTGGAGACCAGATTATCATCGTAGGTG GGTACACCCGGAGAATAATTGCTTATGATACAAAAGGCAACAAGTTTGTTAAATGTGCTGACATGAGGGACAGACGAATGCACCACGGGGCCACTGTCATCAAGAACAAGCTGTATGTCACAGGAGGACGGTGTCTCACTGCAGACAATGTTATCAAGGACTTGGATTCCTTGGACTGCTATGATCCAGTGACTGACACGTGGACACCCAAGGGAAAATTGCCACACAAACTTTTTGACCATGGGTGCCTTACACTCCAGTGTGTCCCCTGTTCTAACCTTCTCTAA
- the KLHL38 gene encoding kelch-like protein 38 isoform X2: MEEGSTEEFLFTDQEFSSELLKQLNALRQRGMLTDVTLCSGDFEIPCHRNVLASSSPYFKAMFCNDFRESHQPKVILKGMDAEILDQIILYVYTGEILISTENVLGLLETASMLQYSKLFEACSAYLQDKLTPDNCLSMIRLAKLLNCQSLNKKAKAMALKCFPEVASSEDLKNLCPLELIDYLGDDELCGEEEQVFETLMVWIRHDLQTRQVYIQELFKKVRLQYVHPTFLFHFIASDSLVQSSPTCRSILESAWRQMFSLYSTNAPDIKPMLHVPRRYSNQEFLIIIGGRKESQQTTRDVLLYDDKTNQWLSLAKLPVRLYKASAVSLHSNIYVVGGMPVSNKKSPVSDNIYIYSLKLNQWRLVEHMLVPRYSHRSLAYKNYILSFGGIGENHEILNSVERYDSIHNTCESMANMPVAVLHPAVAAKDQRVYLFGGEDVMQNPVRLIQVYHVSRNTWFRMETRVVKNVCAPAVMIGDQIIIVGAA; this comes from the exons ATGGAGGAGGGATCCACTGAAGAGTTTCTCTTCACAGACCAGGAATTCTCCTCTGAACTGCTGAAGCAGCTGAATGCTCTGCGGCAGAGAGGGATGCTGACTGATGTTACCCTCTGCTCCGGGGACTTCGAAATCCCCTGCCACCGAAACGTGCTGGCCTCCAGCAGTCCATACTTCAAGGCAATGTTCTGTAATGACTTCAGAGAGAGTCACCAGCCTAAAGTCATCCTGAAGGGCATGGATGCTGAGATTTTGGATCAGATTATCCTTTACGTTTACACAGGGGAGATTCTTATATCCACCGAGAATGTCCTGGGCCTGCTGGAGACAGCCTCCATGCTGCAGTACTCTAAGCTGTTTGAGGCCTGCTCTGCCTATCTCCAAGACAAGCTGACTCCTGACAACTGTCTTAGCATGATCAGACTGGCAAAACTCTTGAACTGCCAAAGCCTGAATAAGAAAGCCAAGGCTATGGCTTTGAAATGCTTTCCTGAGGTGGCCTCTTCTGAAGACCTGAAGAACCTTTGTCCCTTGGAGCTCATTGATTACCTTGGGGACGACGAGCTCTgtggggaggaagagcaggtCTTTGAGACATTGATGGTGTGGATCCGGCATGACCTCCAGACAAGGCAAGTCTACATCCAAGAGTTGTTCAAGAAAGTCCGGCTTCAGTATGTCCATCCAactttcctcttccactttatTGCCAGTGACTCCCTTGTTCAGTCCTCACCCACTTGCAGGAGCATCCTTGAGTCAGCCTGGAgacaaatgttttccttgtaCAGCACCAATGCACCTGACATCAAGCCCATGCTGCACGTTCCTCGCAGGTACTCCAACCAAGAGTTCCTCATCATCATTGGTGGCAGAAAGGAGAGCCAGCAGACAACAAGGGATGTCTTGCTTTATGATGACAAGACAAACCAATGGCTAAGCCTGGCCAAACTTCCTGTGCGCCTGTACAAAGCCTCTGCAGTGAGCTTGCACAGCAACATCTATGTGGTCGGTGGGATGCCTGTCAGCAATAAGAAAAGCCCCGTCAGTgataatatttacatttactCCCTCAAACTCAATCAGTGGAGGTTGGTTGAGCACATGTTAGTTCCACGTTACTCCCACAGAAGCTTGGcttataaaaattatattctatCATTTGGTGGAATTGGTGAAAACCATGAAATCCTGAATTCTGTTGAAAGATACGATAGCATCCACAACACCTGTGAGAGCATGGCAAACATGCCTGTTGCTGTCCTTCACCCTGCTGTTGCTGCCAAAGATCAGAGGGTCTACCTCTTTGGGGGAGAAGACGTTATGCAAAACCCTGTCCGGCTGATCCAG GTTTACCATGTCTCCAGGAATACATGGTTTCGGATGGAGACCAGAGTGGTGAAGAATGTCTGTGCACCAGCTGTCATGATTGGAGACCAGATTATCATCGTAGGTG
- the ANXA13 gene encoding annexin A13 encodes MGSSHSTNKRHHHGFDAERDAKKLHSACKGAGTDEKKIIEVLSSRTSEQRQQIKQKYKALFNKDLEEVLKGDLSGNFEKTVLALLDLPCEYEARELRKAMKGAGTDESLLIEILCTRNNKEIVNIKEAYKRLFDRDLESDVKSDTSGYLEKILVTVLQATRDETQQVNAELAEQDATDLYKAGEGRWGTDELAFNAVLAKRSYSQLRATFQAYEKVCGKDIEESIKSETSGDLEKAYLTLVSCAKDCPGYFATLLHKSMKGAGTDEDTLIRILVTRAESDLPAIKEKFQQMYKKSLAEAVRSDTSGDFRKLLLAILH; translated from the exons TCAACCAATAAACGCCATCATCATGGTTTTGATGCAGAACGAGATGCCAAGAAATTACATAGTGCCTGCAAAGGAGCAG GaactgatgaaaagaaaattatcgAAGTTTTGTCAAGTCGAACATCAGAGCAGAGGCAACAGATAAAACAGAAGTACAAGGCTCTGTTTAacaag GACTTGGAAGAGGTCCTGAAGGGAGACCTGAGTGGGAATTTTGAAAAGACcgtgctggctctgctggaccTGCCCTGCGAGTACGAGGCCCGAGAGCTTCGCAAGGCGATGAAGGGCGCGGGGACGGACGAGTCGCTGCTCATCGAGATCCTCTGCACAAGGAACAATAAG GAGATTGTAAACATAAAGGAGGCATACAAACGAC tcTTTGATAGGGATCTAGAGTCTGACGTTAAAAGTGACACAAGTGGCTATCTAGAGAAGATATTAGTCACTGTGCTACAG GCAACCCGAGATGAGACCCAACAGGTCAATGCAGAACTCGCTGAGCAAGATGCCACAGATCTCTATAAA GCAGGAGAAGGCCGCTGGGGAACAGACGAGTTGGCTTTCAATGCAGTCTTAGCAAAGAGAAGCTATAGTCAGCTGAGAGCTACTTTTCAAGCTTATGAAAAG GTGTGTGGGAAGGACATAGAAGAATCCATTAAAAGTGAAACATCTGGAGATCTGGAGAAGGCTTATCTCActcttg TCAGCTGTGCCAAAGACTGCCCAGGTTATTTTGCTACACTTCTGCACAAGTCGATGAAAGGAGCTGGGACTGATGAAGACACCTTGATTCGCATCCTTGTGACCAGGGCTGAG AGTGACCTGCCAGCAATAAAGGAGAAGTTCCAGCAAATGTACAAGAAGTCGTTAGCTGAAGCTGTCCGATCTGATACCTCTGGGGACTTCAGAAAGTTGCTGCTGGCTATTTTGCACTAA